The following are from one region of the Hydrogenophaga sp. BPS33 genome:
- a CDS encoding Lrp/AsnC family transcriptional regulator, translating into MQANIQLDEVDAGILTALSADSRRSYADVAAEVGLSTAAVHERVKKMVERGVIERFSLRVEPDRVGLRFTAFVAIRNDGGAHCRDVAPRLRELPEMLELHSVAGEYDFLAKVRTTHARALEEVLYKIKAIPGVARTTSTVVLNTEFEDRPLQLPKD; encoded by the coding sequence ATGCAAGCAAATATTCAGTTGGATGAGGTGGACGCCGGAATTCTTACGGCCCTCAGCGCAGACAGCCGCCGTTCGTATGCCGATGTCGCCGCCGAGGTGGGGCTTTCCACGGCGGCCGTGCACGAACGCGTGAAGAAGATGGTCGAGCGTGGCGTGATCGAGCGTTTCTCCTTGCGCGTGGAGCCCGACCGCGTGGGCCTGCGCTTCACCGCCTTCGTGGCGATCCGCAACGACGGCGGCGCGCATTGCCGCGACGTCGCGCCGCGCCTGCGCGAACTGCCCGAAATGTTGGAGTTGCACAGCGTGGCCGGCGAATACGACTTTCTGGCCAAGGTGCGCACCACCCATGCGCGCGCGCTGGAAGAGGTTCTTTACAAGATCAAGGCCATTCCCGGCGTGGCGCGCACCACGAGCACGGTGGTGCTGAACACAGAGTTCGAGGACAGGCCCTTGCAACTCCCCAAGGACTGA
- a CDS encoding ABC transporter ATP-binding protein, translated as MIHIESVTKKFKRGDHVVHALGPVDLQIEKGEFITILGPSGCGKTTLLHMLGGFESASSGRVLLDGQPIGKPSRKLGMVFQEATLFPWKTVLQNIAWPIEQRGVSRAQALDRATAYLDKVGLHKFGKAYPNELSGGMRQRAALARTLAMEPEVLLMDEPFGALDAQTREEMQEELTRMWQTSGLTVVFITHDITESIFLGDRVVVLGGKPGQVMEVCRIDLPRPRSAATKSDPRVLEYRTHLWELVRRGAMA; from the coding sequence ATGATCCACATCGAGTCCGTCACGAAGAAGTTCAAGCGCGGCGACCACGTCGTGCACGCCCTGGGTCCCGTGGACCTCCAGATCGAAAAAGGCGAGTTCATTACCATCCTCGGCCCCAGCGGCTGTGGCAAGACCACGCTGCTGCACATGTTGGGGGGCTTCGAGTCCGCTTCATCCGGTCGCGTTCTGCTCGACGGTCAGCCCATCGGCAAGCCCAGCCGCAAGCTGGGTATGGTTTTCCAGGAGGCCACCCTGTTTCCCTGGAAGACAGTGCTGCAGAACATCGCCTGGCCGATCGAGCAGAGGGGCGTCTCGCGAGCCCAGGCGCTGGACAGGGCTACGGCCTATCTCGACAAGGTCGGCCTGCACAAGTTCGGCAAGGCCTATCCCAATGAACTCTCCGGCGGTATGCGCCAGCGCGCTGCGCTGGCCCGCACCTTGGCCATGGAGCCGGAAGTGCTGTTGATGGACGAGCCGTTCGGCGCGCTGGATGCGCAGACGCGCGAGGAAATGCAGGAAGAACTCACCCGCATGTGGCAGACCTCGGGATTGACGGTGGTATTCATCACGCACGACATCACCGAATCCATCTTCCTGGGCGACCGTGTGGTCGTGCTCGGTGGCAAGCCGGGCCAGGTGATGGAGGTCTGCCGCATCGATCTGCCTCGCCCGAGATCGGCTGCGACCAAGTCCGACCCGCGCGTGCTGGAGTACCGGACCCATCTGTGGGAACTCGTGCGTCGTGGCGCCATGGCCTGA
- a CDS encoding ABC transporter substrate-binding protein, with protein sequence MTKLFSLCRPHVGVRWCGRMLAVLGIVFGLQPVLAQPSTDLCSKVDLQKTPVQPVTIRYGLTGGGEEPLALLWADKEKYPHQGKFYVLDHKLFAPNDRMTAVQAGQLDAGSISLTALITAVRVGIDVRAVAPVVETNATDNQGAFVVLKDSGLTDIKQLKGKRIGFYGPNTVSEYWIKSALRRAGLKPNDVSYVSMPPPAQEQALRNKQIDVAWLARQFLAKAGATGGVDVLMRPMQATAQAHPSTLAFFTQKFVKEQPQAYCAWRADYQRALANWAKEREASYPKLIAAGYLTPAAANAGADGGRAEGGKIALKDIDDTMEDMVEADFLPRGRNPKAVDMVLSGYALVR encoded by the coding sequence ATGACCAAGCTCTTTTCGTTGTGCAGACCCCATGTGGGTGTCCGATGGTGCGGGCGCATGCTCGCCGTGCTGGGGATTGTTTTCGGTCTCCAGCCGGTTCTGGCCCAGCCCTCGACCGACTTGTGCAGCAAGGTCGACCTCCAAAAAACGCCGGTGCAACCGGTGACCATCCGCTACGGTCTCACAGGCGGCGGTGAAGAGCCCTTGGCGCTCTTGTGGGCCGACAAGGAGAAGTACCCGCACCAGGGGAAGTTCTATGTGCTCGACCACAAGCTGTTCGCACCCAACGACCGCATGACTGCAGTGCAAGCGGGGCAGCTCGACGCCGGATCGATCAGCCTGACAGCGCTGATCACCGCAGTGCGGGTGGGCATCGACGTGCGCGCGGTGGCCCCAGTGGTCGAAACGAACGCCACCGACAACCAGGGCGCCTTCGTGGTGCTCAAAGACAGCGGGTTGACCGACATCAAGCAGCTCAAAGGCAAGCGCATCGGCTTCTACGGCCCGAACACGGTCAGCGAGTACTGGATCAAGAGCGCGCTGCGGCGCGCCGGTTTGAAACCCAACGATGTGTCCTATGTGTCGATGCCTCCGCCCGCTCAGGAGCAGGCGCTGCGCAACAAGCAGATCGATGTGGCCTGGCTGGCGCGCCAGTTTCTGGCCAAGGCCGGTGCCACGGGCGGGGTAGATGTGCTCATGCGTCCTATGCAGGCCACGGCCCAGGCGCATCCCAGCACGTTGGCGTTCTTCACGCAGAAGTTCGTCAAGGAGCAGCCGCAGGCCTATTGCGCCTGGCGCGCTGACTATCAACGGGCGCTGGCGAACTGGGCGAAGGAGCGCGAGGCCTCCTATCCCAAGCTGATCGCTGCGGGCTATCTCACGCCGGCCGCCGCGAACGCAGGGGCCGACGGAGGGCGTGCCGAGGGCGGAAAGATCGCTCTCAAGGACATCGACGACACCATGGAGGACATGGTGGAGGCCGACTTCCTGCCGCGCGGGCGCAATCCCAAGGCGGTCGACATGGTCCTGAGCGGATACGCGCTGGTCCGCTGA